The Corynebacterium confusum genome has a window encoding:
- a CDS encoding HsdM family class I SAM-dependent methyltransferase: MSRITIVDTVGKDFVASNIEEGEFSYVKQAGTKEKLARLLGRTPIHYKLDIRFFDEESNTAVLIETKQRYDDGDVAQLREYVDEEKALFPNNKIIAILANTTNEELRVWKNNVDDESEMPGETAIDTMSYYVSLFEASRQNNREQVLRNTYALNELLHKKDIDEKLRSQFVGTTLLYVKDFVNKLGISEINEETAVQLRERWAVFTADQIRTGIETTLDNLLDGSDNKAKKIELLRSNVVLDQKVRALKLDDWLDILIDIVTGIYAYIDEDSSEGQDLLNLFFIAFNKYTGKADKNQAFTPDHITEFACRVTEVNRNTRLFDGACGSGSFLVQGMVKALADCTKMNGTQQQKEAQQAKIRREHIYGVEIEEKAYGLSTTNMLIHGDGNSNIKLGNLFKSKDFLQEANPDVILMNPPFNAKPRSIPDRYKTDWGKAKDGKEDPTKGMVFVQFISDCIVESNATRQKNNESTKTVRMAVILPVAAAIGSNKVLKETKRRLLVNNTLEAVFTLPNEIFYPGASASACMMVFTLGKPHYDGNEPAKDTFFGYYKDDAHIKKKNLGRIEQFDEKNASKWKAVEEEWLKLYRNKTVKAGMSAMHPVTHEDEWLVEAYMETDYSTLTADDFQQTLNNYLAYLVKEGVVVEGDSASRGDVL, from the coding sequence GTGTCACGTATAACGATAGTTGATACTGTTGGGAAGGATTTTGTAGCGTCCAATATCGAGGAAGGTGAATTTAGCTACGTCAAGCAGGCTGGCACAAAGGAAAAGCTTGCGCGGCTACTTGGGCGTACACCCATCCATTACAAACTTGACATCCGGTTCTTCGATGAGGAATCAAATACGGCTGTGCTGATTGAGACTAAACAGCGCTATGACGATGGCGACGTAGCCCAACTCCGCGAGTATGTGGACGAAGAAAAAGCGTTGTTTCCTAACAACAAGATCATTGCCATCCTCGCCAACACGACTAACGAAGAGCTTCGCGTGTGGAAGAACAACGTCGATGACGAGTCTGAGATGCCAGGCGAGACGGCCATCGACACCATGTCATATTACGTCTCACTCTTCGAGGCGAGCCGTCAGAATAACCGCGAGCAGGTGCTCCGTAACACCTACGCACTCAACGAGCTGCTGCATAAGAAGGACATCGACGAGAAGCTGCGCAGCCAGTTTGTCGGCACCACACTGCTTTATGTTAAGGACTTCGTAAATAAGCTCGGTATCTCTGAAATTAATGAGGAGACCGCTGTACAGCTACGTGAACGCTGGGCAGTGTTCACTGCAGATCAGATTCGTACCGGCATTGAGACGACACTGGACAACCTTCTCGACGGCTCAGATAACAAGGCTAAGAAGATCGAGCTTCTGCGATCCAACGTTGTTTTGGATCAGAAGGTGCGTGCTCTCAAGCTTGATGACTGGCTCGACATTCTTATCGACATCGTCACTGGTATCTACGCCTACATCGACGAGGACAGTTCTGAGGGACAAGACCTGTTGAACCTGTTCTTCATTGCATTTAACAAGTACACCGGTAAGGCTGATAAGAACCAGGCCTTCACACCTGACCACATCACTGAGTTTGCGTGCCGTGTAACCGAGGTTAATCGCAACACGCGTCTCTTCGACGGTGCGTGTGGCTCCGGTTCCTTCCTTGTACAGGGCATGGTAAAAGCCCTGGCAGACTGCACCAAGATGAACGGCACGCAGCAGCAAAAAGAAGCTCAGCAAGCAAAGATCCGCCGCGAGCATATCTACGGTGTTGAGATTGAGGAAAAAGCCTACGGCCTGTCCACGACCAACATGCTGATCCACGGCGATGGTAACTCGAACATCAAACTTGGGAACCTATTCAAGTCAAAGGACTTTCTTCAGGAGGCCAACCCTGATGTGATCCTGATGAACCCGCCGTTCAACGCCAAGCCTCGTTCTATCCCTGATCGGTATAAGACCGACTGGGGTAAGGCCAAAGACGGCAAGGAAGACCCTACTAAAGGTATGGTCTTCGTCCAGTTCATCTCTGACTGTATTGTTGAATCCAACGCAACGCGACAGAAAAATAACGAGTCCACTAAAACCGTGCGTATGGCAGTGATCCTGCCTGTTGCAGCGGCCATTGGCTCTAATAAGGTTCTCAAGGAAACCAAGCGGCGTCTGCTCGTTAACAACACGCTTGAGGCGGTATTTACGCTGCCCAACGAGATTTTCTACCCCGGTGCCTCGGCATCCGCCTGCATGATGGTGTTCACACTTGGCAAACCTCACTATGACGGTAACGAGCCAGCTAAGGACACGTTCTTTGGATACTACAAGGACGATGCTCATATAAAGAAGAAGAACCTCGGTCGTATTGAACAATTTGACGAGAAGAACGCGAGTAAATGGAAGGCTGTGGAGGAGGAATGGCTCAAGCTCTACCGCAACAAGACAGTCAAGGCCGGTATGTCCGCTATGCATCCTGTGACGCACGAGGACGAGTGGCTCGTTGAGGCCTACATGGAAACTGACTATTCGACGCTTACTGCTGACGACTTCCAGCAGACTCTGAACAACTATCTCGCCTACCTCGTGAAAGAAGGGGTCGTGGTTGAGGGGGACTCTGCTTCGAGAGGTGATGTTTTATGA
- the nrdI gene encoding class Ib ribonucleoside-diphosphate reductase assembly flavoprotein NrdI, with protein sequence MSDSPDLVYFSSVSENTKRFVERLDRPAVRIPLRPKKTGMIQVSHPYVLIVPTYGGGSLKRAVPKQVIDFLNDPINRSFIRGVITSGNTNFGSAYCVAGRIISAKCHVPELYHFELLGTQKDVAAVKQGLHKFWEQQSN encoded by the coding sequence ATGTCAGACTCACCAGATTTGGTGTACTTTTCTAGCGTTTCTGAAAACACAAAAAGATTCGTCGAACGCTTAGATAGACCCGCAGTGCGCATTCCACTGCGGCCCAAGAAAACCGGAATGATCCAGGTTTCACACCCGTACGTACTCATCGTTCCAACCTACGGCGGTGGCTCGCTCAAACGCGCAGTCCCCAAACAGGTCATCGACTTCCTCAATGACCCAATCAACCGTTCCTTTATCCGGGGCGTGATTACCTCAGGCAATACCAACTTCGGAAGCGCTTACTGCGTCGCCGGCCGCATCATTTCCGCTAAGTGCCACGTTCCAGAGCTGTATCACTTCGAGCTGCTCGGCACGCAGAAGGACGTTGCCGCTGTAAAGCAGGGCCTTCACAAGTTTTGGGAGCAGCAAAGCAACTAA
- a CDS encoding single-stranded DNA-binding protein: MSNPFNNGTIVGNAAREPKIFEHANGGATVKLNVYARNTFKNKSTGKVESEIVELTGYVADAKNLGVFGCIGAGDRVAVSYSLKTDNYTDKDGNKHYPLVARIDTVQLIDSKKESEARAARRENSADNAAANDSEEVPF; this comes from the coding sequence ATGTCCAACCCGTTTAACAATGGCACCATCGTTGGCAACGCAGCACGCGAGCCGAAGATCTTTGAGCACGCAAACGGCGGTGCGACGGTGAAGCTCAACGTCTACGCACGTAATACGTTCAAGAACAAGTCCACAGGCAAGGTGGAATCAGAGATTGTCGAACTCACTGGCTACGTGGCTGACGCCAAGAACCTCGGCGTCTTCGGATGCATCGGCGCTGGTGATCGCGTTGCAGTGAGCTACTCGCTGAAGACTGACAACTACACCGATAAGGACGGCAACAAGCACTATCCGCTGGTAGCGCGCATCGACACTGTGCAGCTGATCGACTCCAAGAAGGAGTCTGAGGCACGAGCAGCACGCCGCGAGAACAGCGCAGATAACGCTGCTGCTAATGACTCTGAAGAAGTGCCGTTCTAG
- a CDS encoding metal-dependent transcriptional regulator, which translates to MSVSELSTSTQNYLKAIWGLKEWSSEPVTATLIAKQLGLKLSSVSDAVRKMSKQGLVSHTPYGSVELTELGRQYALVMVRRHRLLESFLVQALDYTWDEVHDEAENLEHAVSDMLIERVDKFLNYPTRDPHGDPIPTVDGQVTIPSAHRLTDSGAQPQVTVERISDSDPQLLAFLKEQGIVIGAVLTTREGTPFSESLEVQVADSTQWVVLGRPATDAVFVAHHSL; encoded by the coding sequence ATGTCTGTTTCTGAGCTGTCCACCAGTACCCAGAACTATTTGAAAGCTATCTGGGGGCTAAAGGAATGGTCATCCGAGCCCGTTACCGCCACACTTATAGCGAAACAGCTGGGACTCAAGCTCTCCTCGGTCTCCGATGCAGTGCGCAAAATGTCGAAGCAAGGGCTCGTGTCACACACGCCCTATGGCTCTGTGGAGTTAACCGAACTTGGCAGGCAGTACGCATTGGTCATGGTGCGCCGCCACCGATTGCTTGAGTCTTTTTTGGTTCAAGCATTGGATTATACGTGGGACGAGGTCCATGATGAAGCCGAAAATCTTGAACACGCGGTGTCTGACATGCTCATAGAGCGCGTGGATAAGTTCCTCAATTACCCCACTAGGGATCCACACGGCGACCCTATCCCTACGGTTGATGGACAGGTCACTATCCCCAGTGCGCACCGTCTCACCGACAGCGGCGCACAACCGCAGGTGACCGTGGAACGCATTTCTGATTCCGACCCACAACTGCTGGCCTTCCTCAAAGAGCAAGGCATCGTCATTGGGGCTGTTCTTACCACGCGCGAAGGAACGCCCTTTTCAGAATCGCTCGAAGTACAGGTAGCCGACAGTACTCAGTGGGTAGTACTTGGGCGCCCAGCTACGGACGCAGTGTTTGTAGCACACCACAGCCTGTAG
- a CDS encoding DUF4192 domain-containing protein, which yields MSTYSQTLTSHGEILANIPGILGFYPQNSLVISFFERNSDTPGLHLGPLARLDLDDAVETLIDNQAQFSALSGSLDTDAVIAYVVSSNPSAADDLAEFLLSEDSPLPTVLAIVQVPEITSGTGWWTVYQQLSLSAPRSGVVSEVSSSAALQQMILDTGQLPALSRGELEQRLDSTAHGINEAEYQDIIADVEAYEKEIHFLRDDLQREYEQATVGIANPTDTRAIRSALRCFTTPMLRDPLLAALLDEPEQGLEFAEPLMRTVPRDWLKMRSQITATVAVLAQATGQTGFAGVAANKATELSETENFPNLVARSLNLGLGSKLITSVKQGAEKAHYLLFDA from the coding sequence ATGTCCACCTACTCGCAAACTCTTACGTCCCACGGCGAGATCCTCGCCAACATCCCCGGCATCCTGGGCTTTTATCCACAGAACTCGCTGGTCATCTCGTTCTTTGAACGAAACAGTGACACCCCTGGTCTGCACCTGGGGCCGCTTGCCCGTCTCGACCTCGACGACGCTGTCGAGACGCTAATCGACAACCAAGCGCAATTCTCTGCCCTGTCCGGCAGCCTCGACACCGACGCCGTCATCGCGTACGTGGTCAGCAGCAACCCATCTGCTGCCGACGACCTGGCGGAGTTCCTGCTCAGCGAGGACTCACCACTGCCAACGGTGCTTGCCATCGTGCAGGTTCCAGAGATCACCTCTGGGACGGGATGGTGGACTGTCTACCAGCAGCTGAGTCTGTCAGCACCGCGCAGCGGCGTAGTTAGCGAGGTGTCCAGCTCCGCTGCGCTGCAGCAGATGATCTTAGATACCGGTCAGCTACCAGCACTGTCGCGTGGTGAACTGGAGCAACGTCTCGACAGCACGGCTCACGGCATCAACGAGGCCGAGTACCAGGACATCATCGCTGATGTTGAGGCTTACGAGAAAGAGATCCACTTCCTCCGCGACGACCTGCAGCGTGAGTATGAGCAGGCCACTGTGGGGATTGCAAACCCCACTGACACACGAGCTATCCGATCTGCGCTGAGGTGCTTCACTACTCCTATGCTGCGCGATCCACTGCTCGCAGCGCTACTGGACGAGCCAGAGCAGGGTCTTGAGTTCGCAGAACCCCTTATGCGTACCGTGCCACGAGATTGGCTCAAGATGCGGTCGCAAATAACCGCTACCGTGGCTGTTCTCGCGCAAGCCACTGGCCAGACAGGATTTGCAGGCGTGGCAGCGAACAAAGCCACCGAGCTGAGCGAGACAGAGAACTTTCCGAACCTGGTGGCCAGGTCCCTCAACCTTGGCCTAGGCAGCAAGCTGATTACAAGCGTCAAACAGGGTGCAGAGAAGGCACACTATCTTCTGTTCGACGCTTAA
- a CDS encoding recombinase family protein, translated as MADTTTQRAAIYARISLDKQEEAGVKRQIHLATKQAEADEAESVATYVDNNISAFSGEYRPEYDKLIHAIESREIDVVYVYALDRLTRRTKDTLALFELCEKHNVTVKANRGYNIDPSDPASRLTIVILGLIAEQESIDRAARIRAAYEDRARTGRPKTGGRRMFGYEADAVTVIDEEAQAILDAAAMVIAGKTLRETVREIFHTRNLPATSGRPMTAPTLRDILLNPRVRGLSTFNPTDPDTGFRLVKDRQVVGRGTWPAIIDEATGEKLDAVLRDPSRRRSHSGNAPRYFLASVLTCTCGDPMYARSRRNKAGEPRRYYTCKRSEPGGTHVSIGAEVDDLIEAVILKRMAQPDAVDALRNALTPEDDGLTEQLQELAGERNVLLARREQIEEAIIAADVDMSTFARVSKKIEDQISTIDEKMRELTTSRDADPLAVELADGPDFAEWWGSASVEDKRRLTRLLMEICILPGKAGAKKFDPHRVKIAWRQ; from the coding sequence ATGGCAGATACCACAACGCAGCGAGCAGCGATCTACGCACGTATTTCACTCGATAAGCAGGAAGAAGCAGGTGTCAAGCGGCAGATTCACTTAGCCACTAAGCAGGCTGAGGCCGACGAAGCCGAGAGCGTCGCTACTTACGTGGACAACAACATCTCTGCGTTCTCTGGTGAGTACAGGCCTGAGTACGACAAGCTGATCCACGCTATTGAGAGCCGCGAGATTGACGTTGTCTACGTCTATGCACTCGACAGGCTGACCCGCCGGACTAAAGACACCCTCGCGTTGTTCGAGTTATGCGAGAAGCACAACGTCACCGTCAAAGCGAACCGGGGCTACAACATCGATCCAAGCGATCCTGCGTCGAGGCTCACCATCGTCATCCTCGGTCTCATCGCTGAGCAGGAGTCTATTGATAGAGCAGCCCGCATCCGCGCTGCATACGAGGACCGTGCTCGTACAGGCCGTCCCAAAACAGGCGGACGCCGCATGTTCGGTTACGAGGCTGATGCTGTAACCGTCATTGACGAAGAGGCTCAAGCCATCCTCGACGCTGCGGCAATGGTTATCGCTGGCAAGACCCTGCGTGAAACGGTGCGCGAGATCTTTCATACAAGGAATCTCCCCGCCACGTCCGGCCGCCCCATGACGGCCCCTACGCTGCGTGACATTCTGCTTAACCCTCGTGTGCGTGGCTTAAGTACGTTCAACCCCACCGATCCTGATACAGGCTTCCGTCTTGTAAAAGATCGTCAGGTCGTCGGCAGGGGAACATGGCCCGCGATCATCGACGAAGCCACTGGCGAGAAGCTTGATGCGGTGCTCCGTGATCCGTCCCGGCGGCGCTCACATAGCGGGAATGCACCGCGCTACTTCTTAGCATCAGTGCTCACCTGCACCTGCGGAGATCCGATGTATGCGCGCAGCCGAAGGAATAAGGCAGGCGAGCCGCGCCGGTACTACACGTGCAAACGGTCCGAACCTGGTGGTACACACGTGTCCATCGGCGCTGAGGTGGACGACCTCATCGAAGCTGTCATCCTCAAGCGCATGGCGCAGCCAGATGCCGTGGATGCACTACGCAACGCCTTAACGCCGGAGGATGACGGTCTTACCGAGCAGCTACAGGAGCTTGCAGGCGAGCGAAACGTGCTGCTAGCGCGCCGAGAACAGATCGAAGAAGCGATCATCGCTGCAGATGTTGATATGTCCACATTCGCGCGCGTGTCGAAGAAAATCGAAGATCAAATCTCCACTATCGACGAGAAGATGCGCGAGCTGACCACAAGCCGCGACGCTGATCCCCTTGCCGTAGAACTGGCCGACGGCCCTGACTTCGCTGAGTGGTGGGGTAGCGCTTCCGTTGAAGACAAGCGCAGGCTGACCCGGCTGCTCATGGAAATCTGTATCCTGCCAGGCAAGGCTGGAGCGAAGAAATTCGATCCGCACCGTGTGAAGATCGCCTGGCGGCAGTAA
- a CDS encoding restriction endonuclease subunit S, whose protein sequence is MRIDTSTWCSFTVESLFTIRNGRGITVSEIEENPGHLNAVQSGEENNGVIGKISLEYCRENDYVFTKRPCLTVARTGSAGFVSFQADGCVVGDSAKILHPRYENTSTAIYIFLQTILNANRFKFSYGRKVTEEKYLRELVSLPVKKDSSGEPIIDPDSPYSSEGYLPDWQFMEDYIKSLDHKPLSTRNKVRSMPKWDEFTWRSFSVGSIFSIRNGRGITVSEIEENPGNLNAVQSGEENNGAIGKISLDFCRENNYVFTERPCLTVARTGSAGFVSFQADGCVVGDSAKILQPRYENLSTASYLFLQTVLNQNRFKFSYGRKVTEEKYLTDVISLPVKIDGSGKLIIRPNSPYSPEGYVPDWQFMEDYIRSLPYGDRIPEDGD, encoded by the coding sequence ATGAGAATCGACACGTCGACCTGGTGCAGTTTTACTGTCGAGTCACTTTTCACTATTCGCAACGGCCGGGGTATTACCGTCAGTGAGATTGAAGAAAACCCTGGCCACCTCAACGCTGTACAAAGCGGTGAGGAGAACAATGGTGTTATCGGGAAGATTAGTCTGGAGTATTGTCGGGAAAACGATTATGTGTTTACGAAGAGACCTTGCTTAACAGTGGCTAGAACTGGTTCAGCCGGATTTGTCTCTTTTCAGGCAGATGGTTGTGTTGTGGGTGACTCAGCCAAGATACTGCATCCGCGTTATGAAAATACGTCTACGGCCATCTACATTTTTCTTCAAACGATTCTGAACGCGAACCGTTTCAAATTTAGCTATGGCAGAAAAGTCACTGAAGAAAAATATCTGCGGGAGTTGGTATCCCTCCCCGTTAAAAAGGATTCCTCCGGTGAGCCAATTATCGATCCAGATAGTCCGTACAGCTCCGAGGGATACCTCCCGGACTGGCAGTTCATGGAAGACTATATTAAGAGTCTTGATCACAAACCGTTAAGCACCCGCAATAAAGTGCGTTCGATGCCCAAGTGGGATGAGTTTACCTGGCGGAGTTTTTCGGTAGGGTCGATATTCTCCATCCGTAACGGTCGGGGCATTACCGTAAGTGAAATAGAGGAAAACCCCGGCAACCTTAACGCTGTGCAAAGCGGTGAAGAAAATAATGGTGCTATTGGGAAAATTAGCTTAGATTTCTGCCGAGAAAACAACTATGTATTTACAGAGCGCCCCTGCCTAACCGTGGCGAGAACGGGTTCGGCAGGTTTTGTCTCTTTTCAAGCAGATGGTTGTGTTGTGGGGGATTCCGCCAAGATACTGCAACCTCGTTATGAAAACCTTTCTACGGCCAGCTATCTTTTTCTTCAAACGGTTTTGAATCAGAACCGTTTTAAATTCAGTTACGGACGAAAAGTCACCGAAGAAAAGTACCTCACTGACGTGATAAGCCTGCCTGTCAAAATCGATGGTTCAGGTAAACTCATTATCCGCCCCAACAGCCCTTATAGCCCTGAAGGATACGTTCCCGACTGGCAGTTTATGGAGGACTATATCCGTTCACTGCCTTACGGCGACCGCATTCCCGAGGATGGTGATTAA
- a CDS encoding recombinase family protein: MLIGYARVSTSKQGQSLDTQREALVDAGCDENHIYSDTISGTKWQRPGLDDALAYMRPDDTLVVTRLDRLGRSLAETVNTIADLAERDINVKVLEPALDTSRPADKVVINVMASLAEWERDLLIQRTREGVAHARAQGRVAGPKPKLSDEQAQVAKELLDGGKSVSAVARTFNVSRPTIYRAIERLEADA; encoded by the coding sequence ATGCTTATCGGTTATGCCCGTGTGTCTACGTCCAAGCAAGGGCAGTCTCTCGACACTCAGCGTGAGGCGCTTGTCGATGCTGGCTGCGATGAAAACCACATCTACTCGGATACGATCTCGGGCACCAAATGGCAACGCCCAGGCCTTGATGACGCTCTGGCCTACATGCGTCCCGACGACACGCTGGTTGTGACCAGGCTCGACCGTCTTGGTCGCAGTCTCGCGGAGACGGTCAATACCATTGCTGACCTCGCGGAACGGGACATCAACGTCAAAGTCTTGGAACCAGCACTCGACACCTCACGGCCTGCTGACAAAGTGGTCATTAACGTCATGGCCTCACTCGCTGAGTGGGAAAGAGATCTCCTGATCCAGCGCACCCGTGAAGGCGTTGCACACGCTCGCGCACAGGGCAGGGTAGCCGGCCCGAAGCCGAAGCTCAGCGATGAACAGGCCCAGGTGGCCAAAGAGTTACTCGACGGCGGCAAATCGGTGAGTGCTGTGGCACGCACATTCAACGTATCTAGGCCCACCATTTACAGGGCCATCGAGCGCCTTGAGGCTGACGCATAA
- a CDS encoding cell division protein FtsK: MLDQRESIQVIEPTTLTQRQPVPPAPTGTITAEAVPEAQRKQPVPLVRIIMPIVMVAAMLGMVALMVLSGGSDRTFSPLMLMFPIMMLSSMFMMFSPTTGGQDPDETRRTYLRHLKALREKALDSGAAQRAHELHRHPPVEQLPAFVHNQRLWERSAEDPDALEVRIGVGETKLATEIQVPEAAAAEDLDPVCAVSLRRTIQAVETLPEMPVVIQLQAFGVLGISGSGAADLARAIVIQLACAHGPDTLGISVRSVRGAGWEWVKWLPHARRPEQANYRVLIVDGVATTGVEDFLDEEGITTIIDVGSRRNTVLGLRAEHEGLCLSLRAGESPDPGTTLLVSTAAGEEELGRADQLGEEGAVLIARRMARCRRPLAQPGPKLGSGGGDLVALLGHRDIAELRGENLWSGRAGSQRLHVPVGLDPSGQPVYLDLKESAQGGMGPHGLCIGATGSGNSERGFGVRWPHGRYHNAASSDLRTYFTR, encoded by the coding sequence GTGCTGGATCAGCGCGAGAGTATCCAAGTAATCGAGCCAACAACCTTAACGCAGCGCCAACCGGTGCCGCCGGCGCCGACTGGCACCATCACCGCAGAGGCGGTGCCGGAGGCCCAACGCAAGCAGCCCGTGCCGCTGGTGCGCATCATCATGCCCATCGTCATGGTCGCCGCCATGTTAGGCATGGTCGCGCTCATGGTCTTGAGCGGCGGGTCGGATCGGACCTTCAGCCCGCTCATGCTGATGTTTCCCATCATGATGCTGTCCAGCATGTTCATGATGTTCAGCCCGACCACCGGCGGCCAGGACCCGGACGAGACCCGGCGGACCTACCTGCGCCACCTCAAGGCGCTGCGCGAGAAGGCCCTGGACAGCGGCGCCGCCCAGCGGGCCCACGAGCTGCACCGCCACCCGCCGGTCGAACAGCTACCCGCCTTCGTCCACAACCAGCGGCTGTGGGAGCGCAGCGCCGAGGACCCGGACGCGCTCGAGGTGCGCATAGGGGTGGGAGAGACCAAGCTCGCCACGGAAATCCAGGTGCCGGAGGCGGCCGCGGCCGAAGACCTCGACCCGGTGTGCGCGGTCAGCCTGCGCCGGACTATCCAGGCGGTCGAAACCCTGCCGGAGATGCCCGTGGTCATCCAGCTCCAAGCCTTCGGCGTGCTGGGGATTTCCGGTTCCGGTGCGGCGGACCTGGCCCGAGCCATCGTCATCCAACTGGCCTGCGCGCACGGGCCCGACACCCTGGGCATTTCTGTGCGCTCCGTGCGTGGGGCCGGCTGGGAGTGGGTCAAGTGGCTGCCGCATGCCCGCCGTCCGGAGCAGGCGAACTACCGCGTTCTCATCGTCGACGGGGTGGCGACCACCGGGGTGGAAGACTTCCTCGACGAGGAGGGCATCACCACCATCATCGACGTCGGCTCGCGGCGCAACACCGTGCTCGGCCTGCGCGCCGAGCACGAGGGCCTGTGCCTGAGCCTGCGCGCCGGGGAGAGCCCGGATCCGGGCACAACGCTACTGGTCTCCACCGCCGCGGGCGAGGAGGAGCTGGGCCGCGCGGACCAGCTGGGCGAAGAGGGCGCGGTGCTCATCGCGCGCCGCATGGCCCGATGCCGCCGCCCGCTGGCCCAGCCGGGGCCCAAGCTCGGCTCCGGCGGCGGCGACCTGGTGGCCCTGCTCGGGCACCGCGACATCGCCGAGCTGCGCGGCGAGAACCTCTGGTCGGGGCGCGCCGGGTCGCAGCGCCTGCATGTGCCGGTGGGGCTGGACCCTAGCGGCCAGCCGGTCTACCTCGACCTGAAGGAGTCCGCCCAAGGCGGCATGGGCCCGCACGGTCTGTGCATCGGCGCCACCGGCAGCGGCAATTCCGAACGTGGGTTTGGGGTACGATGGCCGCATGGCAGATACCACAACGCAGCGAGCAGCGATCTACGCACGTATTTCACTCGATAA